Proteins encoded in a region of the Ancylobacter sp. SL191 genome:
- a CDS encoding DMT family transporter yields the protein MSPPPAALAPAAAEGAILLSPASTADLHEAALRRQAFFAVVLAAICIGFSAIFVRLADVGPAAVGFWRLVFALGPTIIWAVAEQRALERRAPRAPGARRVLFTRRQLFISMMAGLFFGADLVAFHLGLAHTTTANALLIANLAVVIVMVIGWLALGERPSRGLLLALVLSLGGTVLIISRSAAAVPGDGVSVYGDVLCMAAAACYAGYMLMTRLVRRSGQSHGPALGGGMVSLIAAITAAIFCLVWAVAAGETLVPSSLQGLLAVVGLGLVAHATGQGLTTFALGRLQAGLISVVLLLQIVVGTSMAALLFGEIPSLMVAIGGAMVVAGIVVARPGKPQPR from the coding sequence ATGTCTCCGCCTCCCGCCGCCCTTGCCCCGGCCGCCGCCGAGGGCGCCATCCTGCTCTCCCCCGCCTCGACGGCCGACCTGCATGAGGCGGCGCTGCGCCGACAGGCGTTCTTCGCCGTGGTGCTGGCGGCCATCTGCATCGGCTTCTCCGCCATCTTCGTGCGCCTCGCCGATGTCGGCCCGGCGGCGGTCGGCTTCTGGCGGCTGGTCTTTGCGCTCGGCCCGACCATCATCTGGGCGGTGGCCGAGCAGCGGGCGCTGGAGCGCCGCGCCCCGCGCGCGCCGGGAGCCCGCCGCGTGCTGTTCACCCGCCGGCAGCTGTTCATTTCCATGATGGCCGGGCTGTTCTTCGGCGCCGACCTTGTCGCCTTCCATCTCGGCCTTGCCCACACCACCACCGCCAATGCGCTGCTGATCGCCAATCTGGCGGTGGTCATCGTGATGGTGATCGGCTGGCTGGCGCTGGGCGAGCGGCCTTCGCGCGGCCTTCTGCTGGCGCTGGTGCTGTCGCTGGGCGGCACGGTGCTCATCATCTCGCGCAGCGCCGCCGCCGTGCCGGGCGATGGCGTCAGCGTCTATGGCGACGTGCTCTGCATGGCTGCCGCCGCCTGCTATGCCGGCTACATGCTGATGACCCGCCTCGTGCGCCGCAGCGGCCAGAGCCATGGCCCGGCGCTTGGCGGCGGCATGGTCTCGCTGATCGCCGCCATTACCGCCGCCATCTTCTGCCTCGTCTGGGCCGTCGCGGCGGGCGAGACGCTGGTGCCTTCCAGCCTTCAGGGCCTGCTCGCCGTGGTCGGGCTCGGCCTCGTCGCCCATGCGACTGGGCAGGGGCTCACCACCTTCGCGCTCGGGCGGCTTCAGGCCGGGCTGATCTCGGTGGTGCTGCTGCTGCAGATCGTCGTCGGCACCAGCATGGCCGCCCTGCTGTTCGGCGAGATCCCCTCGCTCATGGTCGCCATTGGCGGCGCCATGGTGGTGGCCGGCATCGTCGTCGCCCGGCCGGGCAAGCCGCAGCCGCGCTGA
- a CDS encoding LysR substrate-binding domain-containing protein, with protein sequence MRHLDTESLGMLIAIVDTGGFTAAAERVGRTQSAVSARIAQLEENLGVRLLERSRRGISLTETGERLVAHARRLLAFESEALADLKGGTPEGSVRIGMPDDYVDAYFTPTIARFAAAYPRVEISIRCDLSKNLEPEVDRGQIDVALLTRDLTRPTGELLKKEKLLWLAARGHRPERNDPLPLALFPTGCRVRPHIAAALDKAGLNWRVACTSSSQGGVHSAVETGLCITALPECAAPPEWRRLGAADGLPPLPDMEIGLFLAPAASPAARRLADTLRTAMAMPSAVMPSALAPGSVAAA encoded by the coding sequence ATGCGCCATCTCGATACCGAATCGCTGGGAATGCTGATCGCCATCGTCGATACGGGCGGCTTCACCGCCGCAGCCGAGCGGGTGGGACGCACCCAATCGGCGGTGTCGGCGCGCATTGCCCAGCTCGAGGAAAATCTCGGCGTGCGGCTGCTGGAGCGTTCCCGGCGCGGCATCTCGCTGACCGAGACCGGCGAGCGGCTGGTGGCGCATGCGCGACGCCTGCTCGCCTTCGAGAGCGAGGCACTGGCCGATCTCAAGGGCGGCACGCCCGAGGGCAGCGTGCGCATCGGCATGCCCGACGATTATGTCGACGCCTATTTCACCCCGACCATCGCCCGCTTCGCCGCCGCCTATCCGCGCGTGGAAATCTCCATTCGCTGCGATCTCTCCAAGAATCTGGAGCCGGAGGTCGATCGCGGGCAGATCGACGTGGCGCTGCTGACGCGCGACCTTACCCGCCCGACCGGCGAACTGCTCAAGAAGGAAAAGCTGCTCTGGCTCGCCGCGCGCGGCCACCGGCCCGAGCGCAACGACCCGCTGCCGCTGGCGCTGTTTCCCACCGGCTGCCGCGTGCGCCCGCACATCGCCGCCGCGCTCGACAAGGCCGGGCTGAACTGGCGGGTGGCCTGCACCTCCTCCTCGCAGGGCGGCGTGCATTCGGCGGTGGAGACCGGGCTGTGCATCACCGCCCTGCCCGAATGCGCCGCACCGCCGGAATGGCGCCGCCTCGGCGCCGCCGACGGCCTGCCGCCGCTGCCGGACATGGAGATCGGCCTGTTCCTCGCCCCCGCCGCCTCGCCGGCCGCCCGGCGCCTCGCGGACACGCTGCGCACGGCGATGGCGATGCCCAGCGCAGTGATGCCGAGCGCGCTGGCCCCCGGCAGCGTGGCGGCGGCCTGA
- a CDS encoding rhodanese-like domain-containing protein, whose product MQQPNPFGGVIENLSVDEVKAGLEAGTILLVDVREPNELAAERIPGAVDFPLSTFDAAALPDPAGKTLVFSCRSGQRSQRAAAAAQAAGADLYRHMAGGILAWKEAGFPTEQG is encoded by the coding sequence ATGCAGCAGCCCAATCCCTTCGGTGGCGTGATCGAGAACCTGTCGGTGGACGAGGTGAAGGCCGGGCTTGAGGCCGGCACGATCCTGCTGGTGGATGTCCGCGAGCCGAACGAACTCGCCGCCGAGCGCATTCCCGGCGCGGTCGATTTCCCGCTCTCCACCTTCGATGCCGCCGCGCTGCCCGATCCGGCGGGCAAGACGCTGGTGTTCTCCTGCCGCTCCGGCCAGCGCTCCCAGCGCGCCGCCGCCGCCGCGCAGGCCGCCGGCGCCGACCTCTACCGCCACATGGCCGGCGGTATCCTCGCCTGGAAGGAAGCGGGCTTTCCGACCGAGCAGGGCTGA